AACTAGAGTTCCGCCCGCTTGAAACTAAAGTTTCATCAGCTTGAAACTAAGGTTTCCAAGGCATGGAACTGTAGTTTCAGCCGCTTGAAACTATTGGTTCCGGCGTAGGAAACTATCTGAAACACTGCTTGCTAATATAATAATAAAAGAGGATGCCTATGGGGTAATGCGGCATCCTCTTGGGAGACAGTCCTGAAGAACTACTTTCACAAGCGGTTCTTCGGTCTGCGACCTCCATATTTAATCTGGTTAGGATTACGAATTAAAGTCGTGAATATTGTAACTCATATTTGTTAAACCTTAAAGATTGCTGTTTCGGTGATCATTCAATGCTTTTATCTTTGTGCGGAATGATAAAGTTCTCATTATATAGGCAGTTCATTTTCGCTCTTTGTGAGTAGGCGATCCCACCAAGATCGGCACGTCCAGCAGAAGAGTTCCCGTAAAGTCAGTTGTTCTTTGAGCGGAATCAGAATATGTCCGCGTTCATAGGTTCCCAGTATGTGCAGATTCCCGTTATAGCAAAGTATGTAAAGATACTCTTCTTCGCAGATTACACTATGAATATGTTTCATGTATAAAGGGAAAGGGTGGTAAGGGTCGTCAGAAGCAAATTCTACGGAATGGAAATTAAGTTTCCCTAGCATACCGGTAAATACGGATGCTAATTCAATAAACTTCTCGCAATCATTTTGTCTGTGCATCTTCCGGATGACGCGGCGCAATGTTTCTTTGTCTGGTCTGTTCATATCTCTTTGAATATTTATGACCGCTCGCATCCTGTTGTATACTACGTACGTATATAAAAGAAGCCGGGCGCTGAGTTCATATTTATCCGCTAAGAGGTAGTACCAATACCTACTGAACTTAATAAATATGTTCACACGCCCGACCCTAAGTCGCACGTATGAAACAGATTTATTGAAGTTCAGTTTTTTGTTTAAATGAAATTTGGTACTTTTCTTAGCGCAAAAAAACGTTTCAATATGCCGCATTTCTCTTCGGCTTTCAAGGGACAAAGGTACGCGAATTGTTGAGGATTGCAAAGAAAAAGGAATGAAATTTCTTGCTAAGTATGTCATCTGTGTTCAATAAGAGAAGATTATTTTGCAAGAGTACTTAAGTGCATTCTCTGATCTCAGTTGGTTGACTCAATCTTTGGAAGAGAAAAAGTGATGGCAAAATCTTGAATTTGCTTGCTATCACTTTGTCATCACTCTTGCCGTCACTCGATTAATGAAGTGATTAACAGTGAATTAATGATTGAAAAACAGTAAAAGTGACGGATGACGGCAAAAAGTGTATATAAACTATGTAGTAAGATTTAAGTAGGCAACTCGCATATATAACTTGAATTCAACTTTTGTTGAACCATTCGACATCGATACGAAGAAACAAGCAATCTTATGCTGCGGCAGAACATTTCTTTGTATAACCTCGTTTATTATATAACAAACTAAATATATATTCAGTATGAAGTCATTCATCTTAATGGTTATAACAATGGTATGTGCAATCTCTCTGGAAGCGCAGAATAAGTCTTTCTACGACTTCAATGTGACCACGATTGATGGTAAGGAATTTCCGCTTTCTTCTTTGAAAGGAAAGAAAGTGCTGGTAGTAAATGTAGCCTCCAAATGCGGACTGACGCCACAGTATGCCAAACTGCAAGAGCTATATGATAAATATAAGGATAAGAATTTTGTAATCATCGGCTTTCCTGCCAACAACTTTATGGGACAGGAACCGGGAAGCAATGAAGAGATCGCTCAGTTCTGCTCCTTAAAGTATGACGTTACTTTTCCGATGATGGCCAAGATTTCCGTCAAGGGCAAAAACATGTCGCCACTTTACCAATGGCTGACGGAAAAGAAACTGAACGGCAAAGAAGATGCGCCCGTCCAGTGGAATTTTCAGAAGTTTATGATTGACGAGAACGGAAACTGGGTCGGCTTTGTGGCCCCCAAAGAGAGTCCGCTCTCGGAAAAAATCGTTACTTGGATAGAGCAGGAGTAGGAGCAGGGAAAAGAGACGGAATAAGGGATACTTTCTTTAATTCCCCTTCGAAGTTGGGGGTGAAAATACCTTTTCCGAGGTTTTCTTCTATTTCTTCGATGGTCCAGAATCGTCCGCCGTCCAGTTCGTCACTGGGGTGCAGTTCACCGTCGTAAACAGTTTTGTGAACAAAGACAAGTTCTTTCTCACGATCCGATTCGAATACATAGCTGGTTAGCAGTTCGGGAGTAAAGTCCGTGATGCCTAGTTCTTCGCGGACTTCCCGTTTGAGTGCGATTTCTACGCTTTCGCCCAGGTCAATATGTCCGCCAACGGCTGTGTCCCATTTTCCGGGCTGGATGTCTTTCCATTCCGGACGTTTCTGCAGATATAAATCTCCTTTCGAATTGAAAACGTGAAGATGGATGACAGGATGAAGGAGCTTGCTTCCGCTATGGCATTCTCCGCGTGTGGCGGCTCCGGTGATGTTTCCCTGTTCGTCTACGATGGGAAACATTTCTTGATTATTATCGCTTGGCATAGTTGTTTTTACTTTTTGGTTTACGGTATCAGCAGAGAAGAATCTCCATAACTCAGAAAACGGAAATCGTGCGCCAGCGCATAATCATAAATTGTGCGCCAGTTTCCCTTCACGAAGGCGGAAACCAAAAGTAACAGTGTACTTT
This sequence is a window from Bacteroides thetaiotaomicron VPI-5482. Protein-coding genes within it:
- a CDS encoding glutathione peroxidase; its protein translation is MKSFILMVITMVCAISLEAQNKSFYDFNVTTIDGKEFPLSSLKGKKVLVVNVASKCGLTPQYAKLQELYDKYKDKNFVIIGFPANNFMGQEPGSNEEIAQFCSLKYDVTFPMMAKISVKGKNMSPLYQWLTEKKLNGKEDAPVQWNFQKFMIDENGNWVGFVAPKESPLSEKIVTWIEQE
- a CDS encoding NUDIX hydrolase; amino-acid sequence: MPSDNNQEMFPIVDEQGNITGAATRGECHSGSKLLHPVIHLHVFNSKGDLYLQKRPEWKDIQPGKWDTAVGGHIDLGESVEIALKREVREELGITDFTPELLTSYVFESDREKELVFVHKTVYDGELHPSDELDGGRFWTIEEIEENLGKGIFTPNFEGELKKVSLIPSLFPAPTPALSK